A part of Candidatus Electrothrix aestuarii genomic DNA contains:
- a CDS encoding YtxH domain-containing protein: MSEYRKHPSHFALFFLMGGALGALAGIFLAPKSGKRMRADLRTKGGNAVEDTKEMYADVSTKAKNIIEEAEQQAKTLKKEAERHLSEARQKAKELLTGSDEKKN; encoded by the coding sequence ATGTCAGAATATAGGAAACACCCCAGTCATTTTGCGCTGTTTTTTTTGATGGGCGGTGCGCTGGGCGCATTAGCGGGCATTTTCCTTGCCCCGAAATCGGGAAAAAGAATGCGTGCGGATCTCAGGACAAAAGGCGGTAATGCGGTGGAGGACACCAAGGAAATGTACGCTGATGTCAGCACCAAGGCCAAGAATATCATAGAGGAAGCCGAACAGCAGGCAAAAACGTTGAAGAAAGAGGCTGAACGACATCTTTCAGAGGCCCGCCAGAAGGCGAAAGAGCTTTTGACAGGCAGCGACGAAAAGAAAAACTGA
- a CDS encoding stage II sporulation protein M, translated as MILNIDKFITEERPFWEELETFLQRSGKENAECFSLEEIRRFHYLYQRCSAGLGRLATFSAEPETRGYLENLIARAYAEIHERRRSERNLKGAQRLFRIFPQTFRRHIKAFCLVLIVTLLGAAFGGFVLIKDPQAKIVILPFSHLQNSPDERVADEMEEKGERLSGHQAEFAGSLMTHNIKVAIFAMGLGLTFGIGTLISLFYNGIILGAVAVDYILAGQGTFLTGWLLPHGSIEIPAFLVAGQAGLVLAQALIGYGDRTPAGQRLRRILPDLTVLIGGVAVMLIWAGLVESFFSQYHEPVIPYSIKISFGVAELLLLILYLGLVGKRSVSKTALSLSPGH; from the coding sequence ATGATCCTCAATATCGACAAATTCATCACCGAGGAGCGCCCCTTCTGGGAAGAGCTGGAGACCTTTCTCCAGCGATCTGGTAAGGAGAATGCAGAGTGCTTCAGCCTGGAGGAAATCCGGCGTTTTCATTACCTCTATCAACGCTGTTCTGCAGGTCTGGGCCGTTTAGCGACCTTTAGCGCTGAGCCGGAAACCAGGGGCTACCTGGAAAACCTGATCGCCCGTGCCTATGCGGAAATCCATGAACGACGGAGAAGCGAACGAAACCTTAAAGGAGCACAGCGACTGTTCAGGATCTTCCCGCAAACCTTCCGTCGTCATATCAAAGCATTTTGCCTTGTTCTCATCGTCACCCTGCTCGGCGCTGCCTTTGGTGGCTTTGTACTGATCAAAGATCCCCAAGCCAAAATCGTGATTCTCCCGTTCAGCCATTTGCAGAACAGTCCAGATGAACGGGTTGCCGATGAGATGGAGGAAAAAGGGGAACGGCTGAGCGGGCATCAGGCGGAGTTTGCAGGCTCCCTCATGACCCATAATATCAAGGTGGCTATCTTCGCTATGGGCCTGGGACTGACCTTCGGAATAGGAACGCTGATTTCTCTGTTTTATAACGGAATTATTCTTGGAGCGGTCGCGGTGGATTATATTCTGGCTGGTCAGGGAACCTTTCTGACCGGTTGGCTCCTGCCCCACGGTTCCATAGAGATACCTGCTTTTCTGGTGGCAGGCCAGGCCGGACTGGTGCTCGCCCAGGCCTTGATCGGCTACGGCGACCGGACCCCGGCAGGCCAAAGGCTGCGGAGGATTTTACCGGACCTGACTGTGCTCATTGGCGGGGTGGCGGTGATGTTGATCTGGGCAGGCTTAGTGGAATCGTTTTTCTCCCAATACCATGAACCGGTGATCCCCTACAGCATAAAGATCAGCTTCGGCGTAGCTGAGCTGCTCCTCCTTATCCTCTACCTCGGCCTGGTTGGCAAACGGTCGGTCTCCAAAACAGCACTCTCCCTCAGCCCAGGGCATTGA
- a CDS encoding RDD family protein — translation MYQKKKQLRIRTPEGISFALEPASPLMRFFAWSIDTLLVIGISLLLQQLFFNHLIKVAPDLGTGLYLLVTTALYLCYAMCLEWFWHGRTLGKRLFRLRVMDSKGFHLQASQVVIRNLLRVIDSLPLFYMVGGAASFFSPLYQRLGDRVANTVVIKLPKFSSPDLTGIGEQKFNSFRAYPHLVARLRQAVTPAEADIGLQALRRRDTLDDQERTAFFDQLADHFKAKCAFPEEAVHACSSEQYVRNVVEVLYGRGQSEKK, via the coding sequence ATGTATCAAAAGAAAAAACAGCTCCGTATCCGTACGCCGGAAGGTATATCTTTTGCCCTTGAACCGGCGAGTCCCCTGATGCGCTTTTTTGCCTGGAGCATCGATACCCTGCTGGTCATAGGCATAAGCCTTTTGCTCCAACAGCTCTTTTTCAACCACCTTATCAAAGTCGCACCTGATCTCGGCACAGGCCTCTACCTCTTAGTGACAACAGCGCTCTACCTCTGCTACGCCATGTGCCTGGAATGGTTCTGGCACGGCCGGACCCTGGGAAAACGTCTTTTCCGTCTTCGAGTGATGGACAGCAAGGGATTTCATCTGCAAGCCAGCCAGGTGGTGATCAGAAACCTGCTCCGGGTCATAGATTCGCTACCGCTCTTTTATATGGTCGGGGGGGCCGCCTCCTTTTTTTCCCCACTTTATCAACGGCTGGGTGATCGGGTGGCTAATACCGTTGTCATCAAACTCCCCAAATTCAGCAGCCCAGATCTCACAGGAATCGGTGAGCAAAAATTCAACTCTTTCCGAGCCTATCCGCACCTAGTGGCCCGCCTGCGCCAAGCCGTCACCCCGGCAGAGGCCGATATAGGGCTACAGGCCCTGCGCAGACGGGACACTCTTGATGATCAGGAGCGGACCGCCTTTTTTGACCAGCTTGCAGATCATTTCAAGGCCAAGTGTGCCTTTCCAGAAGAAGCTGTTCACGCCTGTAGCAGCGAGCAGTATGTCAGGAATGTTGTGGAGGTGTTGTATGGGAGAGGACAAAGTGAAAAGAAGTGA
- a CDS encoding DUF948 domain-containing protein, protein MSEPLEILLAISVTVIAAVMVMRAVVEILALVQVRRTAREAEKLLASVSHEVDLVSGGVKGLVRSVQEQTERIEDSIETFHDMADWMRAFQSEVKPGLEETLFQLAAVIGSLRRGVEAVSGSLHGKKSHSEKSQHRRNRNE, encoded by the coding sequence GTGTCTGAACCTCTGGAGATACTGCTGGCAATCAGCGTTACGGTCATTGCGGCGGTCATGGTGATGAGGGCTGTTGTTGAGATTCTTGCCCTTGTGCAGGTTCGTCGGACCGCCCGCGAAGCGGAAAAGCTGCTTGCTTCAGTCAGTCATGAAGTCGATTTGGTTTCCGGTGGGGTCAAAGGTCTTGTCCGATCCGTTCAGGAGCAGACGGAACGGATTGAGGACAGCATTGAAACCTTCCACGACATGGCTGATTGGATGAGAGCGTTTCAGTCGGAGGTTAAACCGGGGCTTGAAGAAACCCTGTTTCAGCTGGCCGCAGTCATCGGCAGCCTTCGACGGGGTGTCGAAGCCGTTTCCGGCAGTCTGCATGGCAAAAAATCACATTCTGAAAAATCGCAACACAGGAGAAATCGCAATGAATGA